The Acinetobacter defluvii genome includes a region encoding these proteins:
- a CDS encoding DUF6035 family protein has translation MKLVHIVDKDQNMWIDVNVFFQQSEMELTQWRSQIRERYKRDKNKPHFTCAWCQSPVTLARRTDHMEINSSATFFFKHIPELENNPNFQCPVKHIKQLSEQEKTALKYQIAKETQQHKLLKENIYKSLQVDEAFSDIHIEQVRKSIDLKQWRRPDVSSLYKKQLVVFEGQLSTTFLNVIIDRKIFYQDNNACLLWIFNHFEPTEKAKKQSMQDIYYNNNANAFVVNDSTVAQSIKTKVFTLECHYLKPEIKNNQIINQWNTEFVEFQNLVQNEATKQIYFFDYEAEYQKLKQKLGLRHSYLQESKNQKDKLKVQKYIESLEQVDLDTKVPSKTKSELLVEFTKLWIKTHYLTDSQFNFQWFSIRKELELMGISTPKYILHAPYKTVVNSILSAKFGYVVGNNINDMVSVAHNLMEHHPAYIKHLMLTLKVTGKPDLLNERDSSGKWKERYKKYVQQPEEFKIYKHDLNQFIEFLVPEFEGRLIAWGESCELHSKINLPK, from the coding sequence ATGAAGTTGGTTCATATTGTTGATAAAGATCAAAATATGTGGATTGATGTGAATGTATTCTTTCAACAGTCTGAAATGGAGCTGACTCAATGGCGTAGTCAAATAAGGGAGCGATATAAACGGGATAAAAACAAGCCTCATTTTACTTGCGCTTGGTGCCAATCCCCAGTGACCCTTGCCAGACGTACAGATCACATGGAGATCAATTCCTCGGCAACATTTTTTTTTAAACATATTCCTGAGTTGGAAAATAATCCAAACTTCCAATGTCCTGTAAAGCATATCAAACAGTTATCAGAGCAAGAAAAAACTGCTCTAAAGTATCAAATTGCGAAAGAAACTCAACAACATAAATTGCTGAAAGAGAACATATATAAAAGCCTTCAAGTAGATGAAGCTTTTAGTGATATTCATATTGAGCAAGTTCGTAAAAGTATTGATCTAAAGCAATGGCGTAGACCAGATGTATCTTCATTATATAAAAAGCAATTAGTTGTTTTTGAAGGACAACTTTCTACAACTTTTTTGAATGTGATTATTGATCGTAAGATTTTTTATCAAGATAACAATGCTTGCTTACTGTGGATTTTTAATCATTTTGAACCAACAGAAAAAGCGAAGAAGCAGTCAATGCAAGATATTTACTACAACAATAATGCAAATGCCTTTGTAGTGAATGATTCTACAGTCGCTCAATCAATTAAAACAAAAGTTTTTACTTTAGAGTGTCATTATTTAAAGCCTGAAATAAAGAATAATCAAATCATTAATCAGTGGAATACTGAGTTCGTCGAATTCCAAAACTTAGTCCAGAACGAAGCTACAAAGCAAATATACTTTTTTGATTATGAAGCTGAATATCAAAAGCTAAAGCAAAAATTAGGCTTACGTCATAGTTATTTACAAGAGAGTAAGAATCAAAAAGATAAACTAAAAGTTCAGAAATATATCGAATCACTAGAACAGGTTGATCTTGATACAAAAGTTCCATCAAAAACTAAATCTGAATTATTGGTCGAGTTTACTAAACTATGGATAAAAACTCATTACCTTACCGATAGTCAATTCAACTTTCAGTGGTTTTCCATCCGTAAAGAGCTTGAGCTAATGGGTATTAGTACACCTAAATACATTTTACATGCACCCTATAAAACAGTGGTCAACTCAATTTTAAGTGCAAAATTTGGTTACGTTGTAGGTAACAATATTAATGATATGGTGAGTGTAGCTCATAACTTGATGGAACATCATCCAGCTTACATTAAGCATTTGATGCTTACTTTAAAAGTAACAGGCAAACCCGATTTATTAAACGAGAGAGATAGTTCGGGTAAATGGAAAGAGCGTTATAAAAAATATGTTCAACAGCCAGAAGAGTTTAAAATTTATAAACATGATTTAAATCAATTTATTGAATTTTTAGTTCCTGAGTTTGAAGGACGCTTAATTGCTTGGGGTGAAAGCTGTGAACTTCATTCAAAAATAAATTTACCAAAGTAG
- a CDS encoding Fic family protein: MKYQPPYTITSKIIHLIAQISENIGRLTVLEEIQDSLKLRKANRIRTIQGSLAIEGNTLSTEQITAILNGKTVIAPPKEVQEVRNAIKAYEAFQQWQPSQEKDLLQAHQILMTGLIDEVGQYRHGGVGVMSGDRVVHMAPPANQINRLMTDLLDWLNDSDIHPLIQSSVFHYEFEFIHPFADGNGRMGRLWQTLILSRWNPIFANIPVESLIYQNQKAYYEALQASTDRVDSAPFIEFILQMILDAILSSNDTAQDSDHVTAHADVQVSDQVQRLISAMKQEDYTLAELMQLVGLTHRATFQKNYLNLAIAAGLMERTIPDKPKSPKQRYRLRK, encoded by the coding sequence ATGAAATACCAACCGCCTTATACCATCACCTCAAAAATCATTCATCTGATTGCTCAGATCAGTGAAAATATAGGGCGTTTGACTGTTTTAGAGGAAATTCAGGACAGCTTAAAACTCAGAAAAGCCAATCGTATCCGTACTATTCAAGGTTCTCTTGCAATAGAAGGGAATACGTTAAGTACAGAACAAATCACGGCGATTCTAAATGGTAAGACTGTGATTGCACCTCCGAAAGAAGTTCAGGAAGTACGTAATGCCATTAAAGCCTATGAAGCATTTCAGCAGTGGCAACCAAGCCAAGAAAAAGACCTATTACAAGCGCACCAAATTTTAATGACAGGCTTAATTGATGAAGTCGGTCAGTATCGTCATGGTGGTGTCGGTGTAATGTCAGGTGATCGAGTAGTGCATATGGCTCCACCTGCGAATCAGATTAATCGTTTGATGACTGATTTACTTGATTGGTTGAATGACAGCGATATACATCCACTGATTCAAAGCTCAGTCTTCCACTATGAGTTTGAGTTTATCCATCCATTTGCAGATGGTAATGGGCGTATGGGTAGACTATGGCAAACGTTAATTTTGAGTCGATGGAATCCAATCTTTGCCAATATCCCAGTTGAGAGCCTGATCTATCAAAATCAAAAAGCTTATTACGAAGCATTGCAAGCAAGTACTGATCGTGTTGATTCAGCACCTTTTATAGAATTTATTTTGCAGATGATTTTAGATGCAATCCTCAGCTCAAATGACACCGCTCAAGATAGCGATCATGTTACCGCTCATGCTGACGTACAAGTGAGCGATCAAGTACAACGTTTGATTTCAGCAATGAAGCAAGAAGACTACACTTTGGCTGAGTTGATGCAATTGGTAGGTTTAACCCATCGAGCAACATTCCAAAAAAATTATCTGAATCTAGCAATCGCAGCTGGCTTGATGGAACGTACTATTCCTGATAAGCCGAAAAGTCCGAAGCAAAGGTATCGCTTGAGAAAATAA
- a CDS encoding tyrosine-type recombinase/integrase yields MLTDAQVRKIKALDKKKRYSDEKGLYLEVTPSGGKFWRLKYRFNGRESTLTIGSYPEITLAQARRARDEARIQLYNGIDPNAIKNERLQQTDESTLFKSLAMEWMEDRKPVIKEGTYLRDLSVFEKDLFPALGHMPIDQIKGKDILACAKQIEARGAQEMAKRSIPLAGRIFRFAIRKGLIENDPTPHLQEALKPRKVKHMARLDISEFPPFLERMDHYHGNILVKTALQFMTLTFVRTAELINMEWDEIDFENKLWRIPAYKMKMALPHIVPLSRQAIVLIEDLKPLTGNKQFVFYNHSTAKPLSNNALLSAIRTMGYTGKMTGHGFRGLASTTLHEQGYMHDAIEIQLAHTVGNAVSQAYNHAQHLEYRTKMMQEWSDFIDSLRDKIVPFPKNRRA; encoded by the coding sequence ATGCTTACTGATGCTCAAGTTAGAAAAATAAAAGCCCTTGATAAAAAAAAGCGATACTCAGACGAAAAAGGATTATATCTTGAGGTCACTCCATCTGGTGGAAAGTTCTGGCGTTTAAAATATCGGTTTAATGGCCGTGAAAGCACTTTAACTATTGGCAGCTATCCAGAAATCACACTTGCTCAAGCTCGCCGTGCACGTGATGAAGCACGTATTCAGCTTTACAATGGTATTGATCCGAATGCCATAAAGAATGAGCGCTTACAACAAACTGATGAAAGTACTCTTTTCAAATCCCTCGCTATGGAATGGATGGAAGATCGAAAGCCTGTTATTAAAGAAGGGACATATTTACGAGACTTATCTGTTTTTGAAAAGGATCTTTTCCCAGCATTAGGGCATATGCCTATTGATCAGATTAAGGGTAAAGATATCCTTGCTTGTGCTAAACAGATTGAAGCTCGCGGTGCACAAGAGATGGCGAAACGCTCTATACCTTTAGCAGGACGTATTTTCCGTTTTGCAATACGTAAAGGTCTGATCGAGAATGACCCGACTCCTCATCTTCAGGAAGCACTAAAGCCCCGTAAAGTAAAACATATGGCTCGCTTAGATATTTCTGAATTTCCGCCTTTCTTAGAACGAATGGATCACTATCACGGCAATATCTTAGTTAAGACAGCATTACAGTTTATGACTTTAACTTTTGTGAGGACAGCTGAGCTCATAAACATGGAATGGGATGAAATTGATTTTGAAAATAAGTTATGGCGCATCCCAGCTTATAAAATGAAAATGGCTCTCCCCCATATTGTTCCTTTATCTCGACAAGCTATTGTACTCATCGAAGATCTAAAACCCCTTACAGGTAATAAACAATTTGTTTTTTATAATCACAGTACTGCAAAGCCCTTAAGTAACAATGCCCTTTTAAGTGCCATTCGTACGATGGGTTATACAGGTAAAATGACAGGACATGGATTTCGTGGGCTTGCCTCTACAACTCTACATGAGCAAGGTTATATGCATGATGCGATTGAAATTCAACTAGCTCACACCGTTGGTAATGCTGTTTCTCAAGCATACAATCATGCACAACATTTAGAGTATCGAACCAAGATGATGCAGGAATGGTCTGATTTTATTGATAGCTTGAGGGATAAAATTGTACCTTTTCCTAAGAATAGAAGAGCTTAA
- a CDS encoding potassium transporter Kup, protein MQSTAKKAALPAITLAALGVVFGDIGTSPLYALRQCFLTAHLAISEASVLGILSLIFWCMMLTISFKYVTIIMRADNNGEGGIMSLLALNLRSNRIADNKKIYLIALGFIGASLFFGDGIITPAISVLSAIEGLSIATPVFNKWLMPLAIGILTGLFLVQRHGTGTMGKFFGPITLTWFVSIGIIGIWSISQTPFVLTMMSPHWALNFIFHQPYVAFLTMGAVILTMTGGEALYADMGHFGRLPIKLAWFTVVLPSLLLNYAGQGALLLRNPAAIENPFYLLIPEWALYPMIGLATAAAVIASQAVITGVFSMVNQAIQLRYLPRLTVHHTSDVEQGQIYLPFINWILFISVLILILLFENSANLASAYGVAVTMTMLCGTILISVLAYGLWRWPLWKVLLFAVPFLLIDLVFVASTSLKIASGGWVPILIGAIVYTILMTWKDGREIVYSKLEKDALPLSLFIKSVSLSNETIYVPGQAIFLTGNTNIVPHAMLHNIKHNKVLHERNIMVTVITRDVPYVTNQERIRVEVLDDRFQQVFVYYGFKDQPNIPIALEQAYGQLRIPYDMMQISFFISRDRLIHTIGDGMAPWREKLFISMQRNTSPVSDFYQIPPNRVVEMGSQIEI, encoded by the coding sequence ATGCAAAGTACTGCGAAAAAAGCGGCATTACCTGCCATTACCTTAGCTGCCCTCGGTGTTGTCTTTGGGGACATCGGAACCAGCCCCTTATATGCTTTAAGACAATGCTTTTTAACTGCACATCTTGCGATTTCAGAAGCCTCAGTTTTAGGAATATTATCACTGATCTTTTGGTGCATGATGCTCACCATTAGCTTTAAATATGTCACCATTATTATGCGTGCAGACAACAATGGTGAAGGTGGGATCATGTCTTTATTGGCATTAAACTTACGTTCCAACCGTATTGCAGACAATAAAAAAATTTACCTCATTGCGTTGGGCTTCATCGGTGCATCCCTATTTTTTGGTGATGGCATTATTACGCCTGCCATTTCGGTTTTGTCTGCGATCGAAGGTCTGAGTATTGCCACACCTGTTTTTAATAAATGGTTAATGCCACTTGCGATTGGGATTTTGACAGGCTTATTTTTGGTGCAGCGACATGGCACAGGCACGATGGGAAAATTCTTTGGTCCAATCACGCTCACCTGGTTTGTATCCATTGGGATTATTGGGATTTGGAGTATCAGCCAAACCCCATTTGTTCTCACCATGATGAGTCCGCATTGGGCGTTAAATTTTATTTTCCATCAGCCCTATGTGGCTTTTTTAACCATGGGAGCAGTAATTCTCACCATGACAGGTGGCGAGGCATTGTATGCAGACATGGGGCATTTTGGTCGATTGCCGATTAAATTGGCATGGTTTACCGTTGTTTTGCCTTCATTGTTACTGAATTACGCTGGACAAGGTGCATTATTGCTAAGAAATCCAGCAGCAATTGAAAACCCATTTTATTTATTGATTCCTGAATGGGCGTTGTACCCAATGATTGGTTTGGCAACAGCAGCAGCCGTTATTGCTTCTCAAGCTGTGATCACTGGGGTTTTTTCAATGGTGAATCAGGCGATTCAACTGCGCTATTTACCGCGTTTAACTGTACATCACACCTCAGATGTGGAACAGGGACAGATTTATTTGCCTTTTATTAATTGGATATTATTTATTTCTGTACTTATCCTGATTTTACTGTTTGAAAATAGTGCCAATCTTGCTAGTGCATACGGTGTCGCAGTTACTATGACCATGTTGTGCGGTACAATTTTAATCTCGGTTTTAGCCTATGGTTTATGGCGTTGGCCATTATGGAAAGTGCTTTTATTCGCTGTACCATTTCTATTGATTGATCTGGTTTTTGTTGCATCCACCTCTTTAAAAATAGCATCGGGTGGATGGGTACCAATTTTAATCGGTGCCATTGTTTATACTATTTTAATGACTTGGAAAGATGGTCGAGAAATTGTATACAGCAAATTAGAAAAAGATGCTTTGCCTTTAAGTTTGTTTATTAAAAGTGTCAGCTTGAGTAATGAAACCATTTATGTACCTGGACAAGCGATTTTCTTAACGGGAAATACCAATATCGTACCCCATGCAATGTTACATAATATTAAGCATAACAAGGTCTTACATGAGCGTAATATTATGGTGACGGTGATTACCCGTGATGTGCCTTATGTCACTAATCAAGAACGTATTCGAGTTGAAGTTTTAGATGATCGTTTTCAACAAGTTTTTGTTTATTATGGGTTTAAAGATCAGCCGAATATTCCAATAGCTTTGGAACAAGCTTATGGTCAATTACGAATTCCGTATGACATGATGCAGATTAGTTTCTTTATTTCTCGTGATCGTTTGATTCATACCATTGGAGATGGAATGGCACCATGGCGTGAAAAATTGTTTATTTCGATGCAGCGTAATACCAGCCCTGTGAGTGACTTCTACCAAATTCCACCAAACCGTGTGGTAGAAATGGGCAGCCAAATCGAGATTTAA
- a CDS encoding DNA/RNA non-specific endonuclease — protein sequence MARKKRGNRSTSLGKDFLNNSVVKVVLGLVATGSFAIAFGQEKITQFIPFVGSNSSECLKQFYRDEPPFLVKDSLQKNSYPLCFNGFNVMYSGVSKTPLWTAEYLSPERLSQKIKREDNFHEETRVSQSHRALLSDYKASGYDRGHMSPNADMPDKASQYDSFSLANMVPQAPKNNQQVWRELEEATRAIVTKQKKDVYVVTGPVFSGKKLKTIGNGVIVPTAVYKAIYLPKDGIIGAYYAPNDNSLKVKVVSVCALEEQLGINLFPQLTEEQKRNTYKLPLTANQVKASSKIEYSHWDAESQCAPNVSRDQLKALQKQFQPQKSSTTSSVDLPQVDQQTQDALVKQLVEALLQYLLQILK from the coding sequence ATGGCTCGTAAAAAACGTGGTAATCGTAGTACAAGTTTAGGAAAAGATTTTTTGAATAATTCAGTGGTAAAAGTTGTTTTAGGTTTAGTTGCTACAGGTAGTTTTGCAATTGCATTTGGTCAAGAGAAAATAACTCAATTTATTCCTTTTGTAGGTTCCAACTCATCTGAATGTTTAAAACAGTTTTATCGGGATGAGCCGCCATTTTTAGTTAAAGACAGTTTGCAGAAAAATAGTTATCCCTTGTGTTTTAATGGGTTTAACGTGATGTATTCAGGGGTTTCAAAAACCCCTTTATGGACAGCAGAGTATTTATCACCAGAGCGTTTAAGCCAAAAAATTAAACGTGAAGATAATTTTCACGAGGAAACGCGTGTCAGTCAAAGTCATCGCGCATTACTTTCTGACTACAAAGCTTCGGGCTATGATCGAGGACATATGTCACCAAACGCAGATATGCCAGACAAAGCCTCACAATATGACAGCTTTTCACTGGCGAATATGGTACCGCAGGCACCAAAAAATAATCAGCAAGTATGGCGTGAGTTAGAAGAAGCTACTCGTGCGATCGTCACCAAGCAGAAAAAAGATGTATATGTGGTGACAGGTCCGGTATTCTCAGGAAAAAAATTAAAAACCATTGGCAATGGTGTGATTGTTCCTACCGCAGTATATAAGGCAATATATTTACCCAAAGACGGTATTATAGGGGCGTACTATGCACCGAATGACAATAGTTTGAAGGTGAAGGTGGTGAGTGTATGTGCCTTAGAAGAACAGTTAGGCATAAATCTATTTCCTCAGTTAACTGAAGAGCAAAAACGCAATACATATAAATTACCGTTGACTGCAAATCAGGTCAAAGCCAGTAGCAAAATTGAATATTCTCACTGGGACGCTGAAAGTCAATGTGCGCCAAATGTGTCGAGAGATCAACTCAAAGCTTTACAGAAACAGTTCCAACCTCAGAAGAGTTCCACAACATCCTCTGTCGATTTACCTCAGGTTGATCAACAGACTCAGGATGCTTTAGTGAAACAATTAGTTGAGGCATTGCTACAATATTTATTACAAATTTTGAAATAA
- the aqpZ gene encoding aquaporin Z: MNKYLAEFLGTFWLVFGGCGSAVLAAAYPELGIGFAGVALAFGLTVLTGAYAFGHISGGHFNPAVSVGLCVGDRFDAKDLVPYIISQVVGGALAAFILYMIVQGQAGFTGVGSFATNGFGELSPGKYSMVSALIIEIVLTAFFLIVIMGSTDKRAPAGFAPIAIGLALTLIHLISIPVTNTSVNPARSTAVALFAETAALGQLWLFWVAPIIGAVIGAVIYKVVGGEEQK, encoded by the coding sequence ATGAATAAATATTTAGCAGAATTTCTCGGAACATTTTGGTTAGTTTTTGGGGGATGTGGTAGTGCTGTGTTAGCTGCTGCATATCCAGAGCTTGGAATTGGCTTTGCAGGTGTAGCACTTGCATTTGGTTTAACAGTACTAACTGGTGCATATGCGTTTGGGCATATTTCAGGTGGACATTTTAACCCTGCAGTCAGTGTGGGGTTGTGTGTGGGTGATCGTTTTGATGCGAAAGACTTAGTGCCTTATATCATTTCACAAGTAGTCGGCGGGGCTTTGGCAGCGTTCATTCTTTATATGATTGTCCAAGGTCAAGCGGGTTTTACGGGAGTGGGGAGTTTTGCAACCAACGGTTTTGGTGAGCTATCTCCTGGGAAATACTCAATGGTTTCTGCTTTGATCATTGAAATTGTACTGACTGCATTTTTCTTAATCGTGATCATGGGCTCTACAGACAAGCGTGCACCTGCAGGCTTTGCACCCATTGCGATTGGTTTAGCGCTTACGCTCATTCATTTAATCAGTATTCCAGTAACCAATACGTCGGTGAACCCAGCACGTAGTACTGCAGTGGCACTTTTTGCTGAAACAGCAGCATTAGGTCAACTGTGGTTGTTCTGGGTTGCTCCAATTATCGGGGCAGTGATTGGTGCGGTCATCTATAAAGTCGTAGGTGGAGAAGAACAGAAATAA
- a CDS encoding AraC family transcriptional regulator, with amino-acid sequence MQQLKDYTGTVYGGLGQLLYVYAQAKNLEISDKLQRVQNLERFEFQVWRELLDEINAQVHSSALGLEIAEYIQPKHLGVIAYITQSCDTLGEAITRYYDFHRLIYDGGPLKVEAQGDLLSIRWEVLPVDLTTQITDEIALAILVQFLRLYIQREYIQIEGVNFIQPAPKNIRIYQDFFNAPIKFSQAKVELLFSLNFFSAPCKNPDSTLQQIMQQQAQELLAKLPNSTQIDERLQHSILKGLQKNNYQIETIATQLQMSVRQLQRHLQQQETTYQERVQEIRQLLAKQYLQDPHLSLHEIAILLSYSEQSAFQRAFKLWSGLTPRQWRNSQLKNAKKPILITKL; translated from the coding sequence ATGCAACAACTTAAAGACTATACAGGAACAGTGTATGGTGGCTTAGGGCAGCTTCTTTATGTCTATGCACAAGCCAAAAACTTGGAAATTTCAGATAAGCTGCAACGTGTACAAAATCTTGAGCGTTTTGAATTTCAGGTTTGGCGTGAGCTATTAGATGAAATCAACGCGCAAGTCCATTCTTCCGCGCTTGGCTTAGAAATTGCTGAATATATTCAGCCTAAACATTTAGGTGTAATTGCCTACATTACGCAATCCTGCGATACCCTTGGCGAAGCGATTACACGTTATTATGATTTTCATCGTTTAATTTATGATGGCGGTCCATTAAAAGTAGAGGCTCAAGGTGATCTATTGTCTATCCGTTGGGAGGTTTTGCCTGTAGACCTGACAACCCAAATTACGGATGAAATCGCATTAGCAATTTTGGTACAGTTTTTACGATTGTATATTCAACGCGAATATATCCAAATTGAAGGGGTGAATTTCATTCAGCCAGCGCCTAAAAATATTCGAATTTATCAAGATTTTTTTAACGCACCTATTAAGTTTTCACAAGCGAAAGTCGAATTATTATTTTCTTTAAATTTTTTTTCTGCCCCATGTAAAAATCCAGATTCAACCCTACAGCAGATTATGCAGCAACAGGCGCAAGAACTGTTAGCTAAACTGCCAAACAGCACACAAATTGATGAACGTTTACAACACAGTATTTTAAAAGGATTACAAAAAAATAATTATCAAATTGAAACCATTGCAACACAGCTACAAATGTCTGTACGTCAATTGCAGCGACATTTACAACAACAAGAAACTACCTATCAAGAACGTGTTCAGGAAATCCGTCAGTTACTTGCTAAACAATATTTGCAAGATCCTCATCTGAGCTTACATGAAATTGCAATACTTTTAAGTTATTCAGAACAAAGTGCTTTTCAACGTGCCTTTAAACTTTGGTCAGGTTTAACGCCACGCCAATGGCGCAATAGTCAATTAAAAAACGCAAAAAAACCAATTTTAATCACTAAATTGTGA
- a CDS encoding sterol desaturase family protein, translated as MIKGFVVGIIVANGFEWVAHKYILHGTHRVGQARFSPVPKSMQSHWEHHREVRKTEFHDHGYVEGVKNWRTRNEIMSLAVVAGAASLIFYPISKGMVVASLYSACNYYYIHRRAHLAPEWAKKKIPWHYDHHMNSNQDANWCVTKPWFDYLLGTRVVSSADLKEQNPLGVILPNSAAKWLSHHVEKVFPVKWARPKQLPQISENIKLS; from the coding sequence ATGATAAAAGGTTTTGTTGTAGGCATTATTGTTGCCAATGGCTTTGAATGGGTTGCACACAAATATATTTTGCATGGCACACATCGTGTAGGACAAGCACGCTTTAGCCCAGTACCTAAAAGTATGCAGTCACACTGGGAACATCACCGTGAAGTTCGTAAAACTGAATTTCATGATCATGGTTATGTTGAAGGGGTGAAAAACTGGCGCACAAGAAATGAAATCATGTCTTTAGCAGTTGTCGCGGGTGCAGCAAGCTTAATTTTTTATCCTATTTCCAAAGGTATGGTGGTTGCTTCACTATACAGCGCTTGCAACTATTATTATATTCATCGTCGTGCGCATCTAGCGCCAGAATGGGCGAAAAAGAAAATTCCTTGGCACTATGACCATCATATGAATTCAAATCAAGATGCCAATTGGTGTGTGACTAAGCCTTGGTTTGATTATCTTTTAGGTACGCGTGTCGTGTCTTCGGCAGACTTAAAAGAACAAAATCCTTTAGGAGTTATTTTACCGAATAGCGCAGCAAAATGGTTGTCGCATCACGTTGAAAAAGTTTTTCCTGTCAAATGGGCTCGACCAAAACAACTGCCTCAGATTAGCGAAAATATTAAACTGTCCTAA
- a CDS encoding DUF6585 family protein translates to MLELNIFYKFVQGNIQGIPTGQHTYITVKNAHQQIKANSNFKGIEDLREHLIQIELKNLQSQIEKSLQEKSSLTFGVLKVSASGVAYKNKMLTYAEVEDFGIENGFFYIQKKVVRGNSFKIAVSEIPNMTTFLLCWTIIYNKKG, encoded by the coding sequence ATGCTCGAACTGAATATTTTTTATAAGTTTGTACAAGGGAATATACAAGGTATACCCACAGGTCAACATACTTATATTACTGTGAAAAATGCTCATCAACAGATTAAAGCTAATAGTAATTTTAAAGGTATAGAGGACTTGAGAGAACATTTGATTCAAATCGAGTTGAAAAACTTACAATCACAAATTGAAAAATCCTTACAGGAAAAAAGTAGTCTAACTTTTGGCGTATTAAAAGTTTCAGCTTCAGGCGTTGCCTATAAAAATAAAATGCTCACTTATGCTGAAGTCGAAGATTTCGGGATTGAGAACGGCTTTTTTTATATACAGAAAAAGGTTGTGCGAGGTAATTCTTTTAAAATAGCAGTATCTGAGATTCCCAATATGACCACTTTTTTGCTTTGTTGGACTATTATATACAACAAAAAAGGGTAG
- a CDS encoding 3-deoxy-D-manno-octulosonic acid transferase: MATPFWYNAALAIIKPLYQWRIKKRATDFAAYQQEYLERFGPFQAVKNTQAIWFHCVSVGETNAAQPLIEHYLKQGHAVLVTNTTKTGQARAKSLFLKPPFASLFQAVYLPADQKYLIVDFYKKYQPKLLILVETELWPNLIDQAKQFAVPCLLVNARLSEKSAKGYGKVSNLTRPMLQKLDRVLAQDAATVQRFIVLGLSENVANVVGSIKFDISAPDIFIEKARQLQQEWNLNSRKIITLASTHAPEEQKLLTALKPYLQQRPELVCVVVPRHPERFDEVFAVAQSLDLVTQRRSLNEKIQTNTQVYLGDSMGELWQWYALSQACFVGGSLNEPGGGHNILEPMALHVPTVIGANYFNFQVIVDEFLQADAVKVAASVEDVVVLLLRCVDEPEFAQELTQQADCVLNQNKGSLHKHIAVIDTYL; the protein is encoded by the coding sequence TTGGCTACTCCTTTTTGGTATAACGCAGCGCTTGCGATCATCAAACCTTTGTATCAATGGCGCATTAAAAAGCGTGCAACAGATTTTGCAGCATATCAACAGGAATATCTTGAGCGATTTGGTCCTTTTCAAGCCGTAAAAAATACCCAAGCAATTTGGTTTCATTGTGTATCAGTGGGCGAAACCAACGCAGCACAACCCTTGATTGAGCATTATTTAAAACAAGGACATGCTGTTTTGGTCACCAATACCACCAAAACAGGTCAGGCACGTGCCAAGTCCTTATTTTTAAAACCACCTTTTGCGTCATTATTTCAGGCAGTTTATTTACCTGCGGATCAAAAATATTTAATCGTTGATTTTTATAAAAAATATCAACCGAAATTATTAATTTTAGTAGAAACAGAACTTTGGCCAAATTTGATTGATCAAGCCAAACAGTTTGCTGTGCCATGTTTACTCGTCAACGCTCGACTTTCGGAAAAGTCAGCCAAAGGCTATGGCAAAGTCTCAAATTTGACCCGTCCTATGTTGCAAAAATTAGATCGTGTATTGGCACAAGATGCAGCAACGGTACAGCGTTTTATTGTCTTAGGTTTATCTGAAAATGTTGCCAATGTCGTCGGCAGTATTAAATTTGATATTTCAGCACCTGATATTTTTATTGAAAAAGCACGGCAGTTACAGCAAGAGTGGAATTTAAATTCACGTAAAATTATCACCCTCGCCAGTACCCATGCACCAGAAGAACAAAAATTACTTACTGCTTTAAAGCCATATTTACAACAACGACCTGAATTAGTGTGTGTGGTCGTACCTCGTCATCCTGAACGTTTTGATGAAGTTTTTGCAGTTGCACAAAGCTTGGATTTAGTCACACAGCGCCGTAGTTTAAATGAAAAGATTCAAACCAATACACAAGTGTATTTGGGAGACAGTATGGGCGAGTTATGGCAATGGTATGCTTTAAGCCAAGCCTGTTTTGTCGGTGGTTCTTTGAATGAACCGGGTGGTGGGCATAATATTTTAGAGCCGATGGCGCTACATGTGCCGACTGTGATTGGTGCGAATTATTTTAATTTCCAAGTGATTGTCGATGAGTTTTTACAGGCAGATGCAGTCAAAGTTGCCGCGTCTGTTGAAGATGTCGTGGTATTGCTTTTGCGTTGTGTCGATGAACCCGAGTTTGCACAAGAGCTTACTCAACAGGCAGATTGTGTGTTGAATCAAAATAAAGGTTCTTTGCATAAGCATATTGCAGTGATTGATACCTATTTATGA